The sequence CTGGTGGCTTCGTGTGACATCCCCAGCAGTGCTTAGCGACGCGTGCACAAACCCTTCTGGTGTGCTTACACATGGTCTATTTTTATCCTTTGTAAAAGCCTGAATCTCCATCTCGTTTTCAGTTTATCTTGCACAAAGCAAGTCTCCCAGATACCACGCGCCCGAGCGGCGAGAGCGCTCCGCCAGGGATCTGAAGCAGCAGTAGAGCAGCGGGACCTCGCCGGTGAGCCAGCTCCTCTGCGGTTCTCCCTCTCCTTCTACCCTCGGTCTCCTCTCTCTCATCACCCTCTCTTTTCTCTCGAACAGGACGCAGCAGCTCCACCACAACAATGGCGCCGCCCTCATGGAACATGGAAGCAGCGGCTCACTCTTGCGGCGGCGACGTGTCCTTCCAGTGCTCCCCCTTGCGGCCTCCCCGGACTTGGTCTTCGCTTGGTGTTGGCGGACAATCGAGCAGGGGCATCTCCCGCACTGGCCTCCCCCGGATGTGCGCAGCTGGCTGCTCCCTCGAGTCCAGCAGCGGTCGCGAGGCGATGCGAGCAGCAACTCAGACGCACGCAGTGCCTCCCTGTCAGCCCGAGACGCCGCCCGAGCGGGAGGCACCGGCGGACCGGAGAGGCGAGCAGCAGCACGCCCCAGCAGCAGCACCAGGTGGCAGCAGCATCACGCCCAGGACAGGGGCGCACGGCAGGTGCGGCGCGACGAGGCTGTAGTTAGGGGGGGCAACAGTTCTCGGCCGCATCCATTCGCGGCCGCCGTGGCGTGCTCCTACTCGTGCGGCTGGTCCATGGCCGTCGGCGCATGGCAGGGTAGGGCGGCAGCAGTTCTAGGCCACAACCATGGCCGACGGCGCGCGGCAGGGCGGCATGCTCCTACTGGCGCGGCCGATGCGGGCGAGGGAAGAGAGGAATCGGGAGAGGTGCTCACGGGCGGCGCAACTCATCTCCTCGGTGACCAAGGGGCTCGCCGGGGCGGCGGGGAAGGCCGTCTGCAGGGCAAATCGGTAGAGGGCGCCGAGGGGATCCGTTCTCGTGAGCGGCATCCCGGGGAAGGCGCTAGAGTTGGCCGGAATCGGGCGGTCAATGGAAGGACGGGTTGTCGCCGCCATTGAAGCAAGGGGATCGAAGGTTGAGGAGGTCCTCTATCTAGGATCTAGGACCAGCGCGGACGCAACGGAGACGCTCCCAAGCTCGGGCGCACCACTGTAGGGCGGAGGGCCGACGAGGGCCAGGCGGCGACAGTAACGCCGGGGAGGGCATGAGTGAGTCCTGCGCCGCCGCGGCTGGAGAGGGAGTGTCTGACTAACATAGAGGAAAGGAGCTCGGGTTGAATTCTAATAAATCTAGGGGTTAATTTGTGAAACCGAATCATTTTGTAGATTTCATTTAAAGAGGGAGTGCGGGTACAATTTTCAGAAAATAGGAGGGCGTTTTTGCAAAACAGCCGCAACGACGGACgattctttattattaggtaaagataaagactATAGCCACTTCTAGCCGAGAGAGTTCACCTTATTGCCCACCAAAACAGGAGGCCACGCCATGACGTAGGGATAGGAAGAATCAGAGTTGCTGATAGGGCAGACCTCCTTCAGTTCCTCTGTTTCAATGCAGAAGGATAGGAAGCAGCCAGAAGAACTAGGATGCTCTGCCTGGAAGGTAGACAAATACACAATGCCACCGATGATGGCCACAACCTTCAGTCGTGGCTCGTGGGTAATGATCTACAAACTGTAGACGGAGCTTGTCGATATCGTCCAGCAACTCAAATGTCCATTTATCGACACCATTGTCATCTGCCCTCCGGACCCAGACATCAAGAGTGAGTTCAGATGCGCAGGCCAAGCAGAGTTTCCCATAGCTGGTCTCCCCGACCTTGAGACCCACTCGCTGCATACGCCGCGGCAGATCCATCCGGGAGAACTGCAGTGTTGCCGTGTTCAGCAGATGAATAGCGGCTTCGCTCACGGATGCCCAGTAGACATACCCGTTCACTAGCGTACCACTGTCATCGTCCTGCAGCTGCAGGCGCGCCCCTGTTGGGGAGATATGCCACTCCCTGCTGTCCGGGGAGAAGACGCCGACCCgcactttcccactttcttccttgcAGACGCAGACGACGCGGAGCGACCGGCGGTCCTCATCGGAGGTGACGACGTGGAACTCAACTTCAGACTCCTCTGGTTCtccgggcggcgcggggaggaggtgCAGGCCCCGCGTGAGGGGGTCGTAGACGGCCACCCGCTTGATGATCCGGCCGAAAGTCCGGTTGATGAGAACCACGTACCCGTCGCGACACTCCGTCATCGACCACCCGATGTTTTCATCTacgtcttccccttccccttccccttcatCTTCGGCACCGCCTTCCTCTTCGGCTTCCAGGTCAGGAACACGGGTGAGGAAGACATCGGCGCCGCGGACGGCGGCAGCGTGGTCTGGATCGGACAGGCGGCGGATGGGCGCAAAGGCGGGCATGCCGGGGTCGTAGATGTCGAGGAAGACACCTAGAAACGGGGCCGGGTGAAGATCGCGGAAGCGGCGGCGGAATTTTGGGGACGAGCGGACGGCGCGGAGGAAGGCGGGGCAGGTGAGGGCGGCGCGGACGAGGGTAGGGAGGGAGGGCAGGCGGAGGAAAACCTCGCACAGGAGGTCCTCGCCGAGGGAGCTTATGGTGGTGGGACTGGATTTCTTCTTTGACGGCGGCAGCTCGCTGGAGGCCATGgcgatcggcggcggcggcagctcgcTGGGATGCCACGGGAAAGGGTTAGGAGAGGGTTATTGAGGAGTCTGGCGCGGGCCGCCGTCACTATGTCCAGAAGGAATGAGAGCGATCGGCCCAACATGCAAAGAGGGCTCGAGCTTGTTGAAAATCTGGGCTACACGAAAATCATTGTGGAATCGGACTCGCTCGAGGTCACCCAATAAGCAACAAAAAATTCACACGGCCCAGAAGCAAAAGTAAATACTCTACTATCAATCTCTTATATTCGGTAACCCAAACAGAGTAACCATCGACACATACCTACTTTATAAGTTTATATAAGAAATAGCTAGAAAAACTATACTTTATAAGCAAAACATAATCTTATTTTGTCTATTTGCTTTGCATCAAGATTTGTCATGTATGGTCCATGTATTTTGATAAAAAAATATTTGGTATCTTGGCAACGCAAGGGCACATACCTAGTTGCAACTAAAATACCTTTTTTTGCATAGTTGTAAATTTTTTAACAAGATAAGTAGCATGCATGATGCATGTTAAGGTGGGGTTTTTCCCCGTACATAGTGGCTTGATGAATTGACATAGTTGCATGTTATCATAATTAGAGATAGTGGAAATCAACTACTTAGTTGACATAGTTGCAtgttttttctcgaatacgcacgagtgtgcgtactaTATATTAAAGGAAGAGAATGGGGACAAAAACCCCTCCACGTTGGCGGTTACATGTTACAATGATACATGTGGATCGACTCCACATAGCCAAAAACTACTCTAGCCTAACATCTCCCCTCAGCCCACCTGACTAGCCCTTCAAGGAGAGGCTCTACATTTCCTTTTAAGATGCTAGCTTGCTTCCATGTGTGTCCCTCGGTGTCAATTTTGTTTGCGAGCGCCCTCGAAGAAAGGGTGGCGCCATCGAAGACAATCGCGTTTCGGTGCTTCCAAATCTCCCATAGCATGAGTAGTAAGATTGCACGTGTGTCCTTTGCCCCTTGGCCATGAGTAGCAATGACGACACACCAGTCTCGCAGCCTCAAGTCCTGGCTCGGCGTCCACTGTGGCCTATCAAGTGCTCCGCATATGACAGACCAAACTTCTCTCGCGAAGACACAGCCACGAAGAAGATGATCGATGGTCTCCTCGTGTTGATTGCAAAAGGGGCATGCGTCTTGATGATCTAATCCGCGCCTAGCGAGTCTATCCGAGGTCCAACATCTATTATGCGTCGCAAGCCAaagaaatgttggaaatatgccctagaggcaataataaattagttattattatatttccttgttcatgataatcgtttattatccacgctataattgtattgataggaaactcagatacatgcgtgggtacatagacaacaccatgtccctagtaagcctctaattgactagctcgttgatcaacagatggtcacggtttcctgaccatggacattggatgtcgttgataacgggatcacatcattaggagaatgatgtgatggacaatacccaatcctaagcctagcactaaagatcgtgtagttcgtatgctaaagtttttctaatgtcaagtatcatttccttagaccatgagattgtgcaactcccagataccataggaatgctttgggtgtaccaaacgtcacaacgtaactgggtggctataaaggtgcactacaggtatatccgaaagtgtctgttgggttggcacgaatcgagactgggatttgtcactccggttaacggagaggtatctctgggcccactcggtaggacatcatcataatgtgcacaatgtgaccaaggagttgatcaagggatgatgtgttgcgggaacgagtaaagagacttgccggtaacgagattgaacaaggtatcggcataccgacgatcgaatctcgggcaagtacaataccgctagacaaagggaattgtatacgagatcgattgagtccttgacatcgtggttcatccgatgagatcatcgtggaacatgtgggagccaacatgggtatccagatcccgctgttggttattgaccggagaacgtctcggtcatgtctgcatggttcccgaacccgtagggtctacaaacttaaggttcaatgacgctagggttataaaggaagtttgtatgtggttaccgaatgttgttcggagtcccggatgagatcccggacgtcacgaggagttccggaatggtccggaggtaaagatttatatatgggaagtcctgttttggtcactggaaaagtttcgggttttttcggtaacgtaccgggaccaccgggagggtcccgggggtccaccaagtggggccaccaaccccgaagggctgcatgggccaagtgtgggaggggaccagccccaggtgggctggtgctcccccccacagggcccaaggcgcagggaagtggggaaggggggcaaaccctagggcagatgggccctaaggcccaccctacgtgcgcctcccccctctccccttctggccgccacccagatgggatctgggggctgccgccacccctggggagggaaccctagaggaggcgcagccccctcccctccccctataaatacttgaggtctgtgggctgcccaacacacgagaacctctccccattggcgcagccctacctctctttctcctcatatcttgcggtgcttggcgaagtcctgctggactaccacgctcctccattaccaccacgccattgtgctgcttctggatggagtcttcctcaacctctccctctcaccttgctggatcaaggcatgggagacgtcaccgggctgtacgtgtgttgaacgggaaggtgccgtccgttcggcactaggatctccggtgatttggatcacaacgagtacgactccttcaacaccgttctcttgaacgcttccgcttagcgatctacaagggtatgtagatgcactctccttcccc comes from Triticum aestivum cultivar Chinese Spring chromosome 5B, IWGSC CS RefSeq v2.1, whole genome shotgun sequence and encodes:
- the LOC123117310 gene encoding uncharacterized protein; this encodes MASSELPPSKKKSSPTTISSLGEDLLCEVFLRLPSLPTLVRAALTCPAFLRAVRSSPKFRRRFRDLHPAPFLGVFLDIYDPGMPAFAPIRRLSDPDHAAAVRGADVFLTRVPDLEAEEEGGAEDEGEGEGEDVDENIGWSMTECRDGYVVLINRTFGRIIKRVAVYDPLTRGLHLLPAPPGEPEESEVEFHVVTSDEDRRSLRVVCVCKEESGKVRVGVFSPDSREWHISPTGARLQLQDDDSGTLVNGYVYWASVSEAAIHLLNTATLQFSRMDLPRRMQRVGLKVGETSYGKLCLACASELTLDVWVRRADDNGVDKWTFELLDDIDKLRLQFVDHYPRATTEGCGHHRWHCVFVYLPGRAS